In the genome of Populus alba chromosome 11, ASM523922v2, whole genome shotgun sequence, one region contains:
- the LOC118036841 gene encoding cysteine-rich receptor-like protein kinase 10 — MVTLSVIIKMFALKFSIFLLSFAALTEAQDSISLYHECSNTTFVRNSPYEANLDILLSSLAGNATRNDINGFYNASTGHDVNEVYGLFLCRGYVSVEGCLECVNLARNEVVQRCPIQKEAIIWYDQCFLRYSNSNIFFSLSQTPSEAQDSSYLGHACSNTTTFVRNSPYEANLNILLSSLAGNATRNDINGFYNASIGHGVYEVYGLFLCRGDVSVEVCRECVNLARNEVVQRCPIEKEAIIWYDQCFLRYSNSNIFSSLSQTPSVYMFNTQNITVDVEFNKLLVNTISDAVTVAARAPSGEKKLATKKEIYTAFESLYVLVQCTPDLSKNDCNQCLLQAILSISVCCNNKRGVRILFPSCNFRYENYSFYNQAAVVAMSPPPLSTPAVLLPPSPGPIGDGSKSMWIKVGAGLSAVIAVLFFSACTYTMRRRTNLRTEEIGNIQEDQLLDLAGRATVGDDYSDKDIQGEVTSQDLPLIRLDVINEATKQFSDENKLGQGGFGPVYRGTLEDGKEVAVKRLSRTSGQGQREFLNEVVLIARLQHRNLVRLLGCCLEKNEKLLIYEYMPNKSLDVILFCSRNEVLLDWQRRVSIINGIARGLLYLHEDSRLRIIHRDLKTSNILLDHEMNPKISDFGMARIFGGNQIEANTNRIVGTYGYMAPEYAMAGLFSVKSDVFSFGVLLLEMISGKKNVGFHLSEEGESLLTFAWKLWSDGQGLELMDPMLEKSSVATEVLRCIHIGLLCVQEDPADRPTMSSVLHMLASDTITLPIPKQPAFSIGRFVAMEGHSSNQKVCSVNELTLSVLSPR, encoded by the exons ATGGTAACCTTATCAGTTATCATAAAAATGTTCGCTCTGAAATTCTCCATATTCCTGCTTTCCTTTGCAGCCCTCACGGAAGCACAGGACAGCATTTCCCTTTATCATGAATGCTCAAACACCACTTTCGTAAGAAACAGCCCGTATGAAGCCAATTTAGATatccttctctcttctctcgCCGGCAATGCAACCCGCAATGACATTAACGGATTCTATAACGCCTCTACAGGACATGATGTTAATGAGGTCTATGGCCTCTTTCTTTGCCGTGGCTATGTTAGTGTCGAAGGTTGCCTAGAATGTGTGAACCTTGCAAGAAACGAAGTAGTCCAACGTTGTCCAATCCAGAAGGAGGCTATCATATGGTATGATCAGTGCTTCCTGCGCTACTCAAACAGTAACATCTTCTTCAGCTTGAGCCAAACGCCTTCGGAAGCACAGGATAGCTCTTACCTTGGTCATGCATGCTCAAACACAACCACTTTCGTAAGAAACAGCCCGTATGAAGCCAATTTAAATATCCTTCTCTCTTCGCTCGCCGGCAATGCAACCCGCAATGACATTAACGGATTCTATAACGCCTCTATAGGACATGGTGTTTATGAGGTCTATGGCCTCTTTCTTTGCCGTGGCGATGTTAGTGTCGAAGTTTGCCGAGAATGTGTGAACCTTGCAAGAAACGAAGTAGTCCAACGTTGTCCAATCGAGAAGGAGGCTATCATATGGTATGATCAGTGCTTCCTGCGCTACTCAAACAGTAACATCTTCTCCAGCTTGAGCCAAACGCCTTCGGTTTACATGTTCAACACACAAAACATAACTGTTGATGTAGAATTTAACAAGCTACTGGTGAATACTATATCTGATGCTGTTACTGTAGCTGCAAGGGCGCCATCAGGTGAAAAAAAGTTGGCAACCAAAAAAGAGATTTATACGGCGTTTGAGTCTCTATACGTTCTTGTGCAGTGCACACCGGATCTATCTAAAAATGATTGTAATCAGTGTCTTCTACAAGCTATCCTCAGCATATCAGTTTGTTGTAATAATAAACGAGGAGTAAGAATCTTATTTCCAAGCTGTAATTTTCGATatgaaaattattcattttacaACCAAGCTGCCGTCGTGGCAAtgtcaccaccaccactatcCACGCCAGCTGTTCTCCTCCCTCCATCTCCAGGCCCAATAG GAGATGGAAGCAAATCTATGTGGATTAAAGTCGGTGCAGGACTATCCGCAGTTATTGCTGTGCTATTTTTCAGTGCTTGCACTTACACCATGAGGAGAAGGACGAATCTGAGAACAG AGGAAATAGGAAATATCCAAGAGGATCAATTACTCGACTTGGCAGGACGAGCAACTGTTGGGGACGACTATTCAGACAAAGATATTCAAGGAGAGGTGACATCCCAGGACCTTCCTTTGATCCGGCTAGATGTTATAAATGAAGCTACAAAGCAATTTTCTGATGAAAACAAACTTGGTCAAGGAGGGTTTGGCCCAGTATACAGG GGTACGTTAGAGGATGGCAAAGAAGTTGCAGTTAAGAGGCTCTCAAGAACTTCTGGTCAAGGACAAAGAGAATTCCTGAACGAAGTCGTTTTAATCGCCAGATTACAACACAGAAATCTTGTCAGACTCCTGGGATGCTGtctggaaaaaaatgaaaagttactTATCTATGAGTATATGCCCAACAAAAGCCTTGATGTCATTCTTTTTT GTTCCAGAAATGAAGTCCTGCTTGACTGGCAAAGACGCGTGAGCATTATCAATGGAATTGCGCGGGGACTCTTGTATCTTCATGAAGATTCTCGTCTTAGAATTATTCACAGGGATCTCAAAACAAGCAACATTTTGCTCGATCATGAGATGAATCCAAAGATATCAGACTTTGGAATGGCTAGGATTTTCGGTGGCAATCAAATCGAGGCTAACACGAATAGAATTGTCGGAACTTA TGGATACATGGCCCCAGAGTATGCTATGGCGGGACTTTTTTCTGTAAAATCAGATGTTTTCAGTTTCGGAGTGTTGCTGTTAGAGATGATCAGTGGAAAAAAGAACGTTGGTTTTCATCTTTCAGAAGAAGGCGAAAGCCTTCTCACTTTT GCATGGAAACTGTGGTCTGATGGTCAAGGACTGGAATTGATGGACCCAATGCTAGAGAAATCAAGCGTGGCAACTGAGGTGCTGAGATGCATCCACATTGGGCTGCTCTGCGTGCAAGAGGATCCAGCAGATAGACCCACAATGTCATCTGTGCTTCATATGTTGGCAAGTGATACCATAACACTCCCTATCCCTAAACAACCAGCATTTTCTATCGGCCGATTTGTTGCCATGGAAGGTCACTCCTCAAATCAGAAAGTTTGTTCTGTCAATGAATTAACCCTTTCCGTTTTATCACCGCGGTGA
- the LOC118036842 gene encoding cysteine-rich receptor-like protein kinase 15, whose protein sequence is MLALKFSIFLLSFAALMTSNITEAQEINNRYHYCRNTTTFVRNSTYQANLKILFSSLAFHATRSDSNGFYNTSAGQDIDEVYGLFFCRGDVSVEVCLKCVKLATNDIVELCPIDKDAIVVYDECFLLYSNSNIFSSLSRWSFYMWNPYDITVDEKFNQLLVKTISDAANVAASAPSGGKKFEAKRVNYTWLESLYVLVQCAPDLSKDDCNRCLDLTLSYLQICCKNKKGGRVIFPSCNFRFETYSFYNEAAVVAMSLPPLSKPDVSLPPSSGSIADGKGDGRTSMWIKVGAGLSAVIVVLFFSACTYNMRRRTNLRTEEIGNIQEEQLLDWAGRATVGDDYSDKDIQGEVTSQDLPLIRLDVINEATRQFSDENKLGQGGFGPVYRGTLEDGKEVAVKRLSRTSGQGQREFLNEVVLIARLQHRNLVRLLGCCLEKNEKLLIYEYMPNKSLDVILFGSSNGDLLNWQRRLSIIKGIARGLLYLHEDSRLRIIHRDLKTSNILLDYEMNPKISDFGMARIFDENQSEANTNRIVGTYGYMAPEYAMAGLFSVKSDIFSFGVLLLEIISGKKNVGFHLSEEGESLLTFAWKLWSNGQGLELMDPMLEKSSVATEVLRCIHIGLLCVQEDPADRPTMSCVLHMLASATIALPIPKQPAFSIGRFVAMEGHSSNQKVCSVNELNLSVLSSR, encoded by the exons ATGTTGGCTCTGAAATTCTCCATATTCCTGCTTTCCTTTGCAGCCCTGATGACCAGTAACATCACGGAAGCACAGGAGATTAACAACCGTTATCATTATTGCCGAAACACAACCACTTTCGTAAGAAACAGTACGTATCAGGCCAATTTAAAAATCCTTTTCTCTTCACTTGCCTTCCATGCAACCCGCAGTGACAGTAACGGATTCTATAACACCTCCGCAGGGCAAGATATCGATGAGGTCTATGGCCTCTTCTTCTGCCGCGGCGATGTTAGTGTCGAAGTTTGCCTAAAATGTGTGAAATTGGCCACAAACGATATAGTCGAACTCTGTCCAATCGATAAGGACGCTATCGTAGTGTATGATGAGTGCTTCCTGCTCTACTCAAACAGTAACATCTTCTCCAGCTTGAGCCGATGGTCTTTTTACATGTGGAATCCATATGATATAACTGTTGATGAAAAATTTAACCAGCTTCTAGTGAAAACTATATCTGATGCTGCTAATGTAGCTGCAAGTGCGCCATCAGGTGGAAAAAAGTTCGAAGCCAAGAGAGTGAATTATACGTGGCTTGAGTCTCTATACGTTCTAGTGCAATGCGCACCGGATCTATCTAAAGATGATTGTAATCGGTGTCTTGACCTAACTCTCTCATATCTACAAATTTGTTGTAAGAATAAGAAAGGAGGAAGAGTCATATTTCCAAGCTGTAATTTTCGATTTGAAACTTATTCATTTTACAACGAAGCTGCCGTCGTGGCCATGTCACTACCACCACTATCCAAGCCAGATGTTTCCCTCCCACCATCTTCAGGCTCAATAGCAGATGGAAAAG GAGATGGAAGAACATCGATGTGGATTAAAGTCGGCGCAGGCCTATCCGCAGTTATTGTGGTGCTATTTTTCAGTGCTTGCACTTACAACATGAGGAGAAGGACGAATCTGAGAACAG AGGAAATAGGAAATATCCAAGAGGAGCAATTACTCGACTGGGCAGGACGAGCAACTGTTGGGGACGACTATTCAGACAAAGATATTCAAGGAGAGGTGACATCCCAGGACCTCCCTTTGATCCGGCTAGATGTTATAAATGAAGCTACAAGGCAATTTTCTGATGAAAACAAACTTGGTCAAGGAGGGTTTGGCCCCGTATACAGG GGTACGTTAGAGGATGGCAAAGAAGTTGCAGTTAAGAGGCTATCAAGAACTTCTGGTCAAGGACAAAGAGAATTCCTGAATGAAGTCGTTTTAATCGCCAGATTACAACACAGAAATCTTGTCAGACTCCTGGGATGCTGtctggaaaaaaatgaaaagttactTATCTATGAGTATATGCCCAACAAAAGCCTTGATGTCATTCTTTTTG GTTCCAGCAATGGAGACCTGCTTAACTGGCAAAGACGCTTGAGCATTATCAAAGGAATTGCACGGGGGCTCTTGTATCTTCATGAAGATTCTCGTCTTAGAATTATTCACAGGGATCTCAAAACAAGCAACATTTTGCTCGATTATGAGATGAATCCAAAGATATCAGACTTTGGAATGGCTAGGATTTTCGATGAAAATCAAAGCGAAGCTAACACGAATAGAATTGTCGGAACTTA TGGATACATGGCCCCAGAGTATGCTATGGCGGGACTTTTTTCTGTAAAATCAGATATTTTCAGTTTTGGAGTGTTGCTGTTAGAGATAATCAGTGGGAAAAAAAACGTTGGCTTTCATCTTTCAGAAGAAGGCGAAAGCCTTCTCACTTTT GCATGGAAACTGTGGTCTAATGGTCAAGGACTGGAATTGATGGACCCAATGCTAGAGAAATCAAGCGTGGCAACTGAGGTGCTGAGATGCATCCACATTGGGCTGCTCTGCGTGCAAGAGGATCCAGCAGATAGACCCACAATGTCATGTGTGCTTCATATGTTGGCAAGTGCTACCATAGCACTTCCTATCCCTAAACAACCAGCATTTTCTATCGGCCGATTTGTTGCCATGGAAGGTCACTCCTCAAATCAGAAAGTTTGTTCTGTTAATGAATTAAACCTTTCCGTTTTATCATCGCGGTGA